One window of the Mycobacterium sp. JS623 genome contains the following:
- a CDS encoding DUF4226 domain-containing protein, translated as MSRPKHFDGQTHWDIWDSTRGTQGLAQPGWAMPSDPTRYIGQDDPYWTAALYNARHAYGDPNIHYDTDNASRQRHLVFGDQTPLPTDATVVYHDSSTKQNWAQNDDGTVALVGPDGITGPPMAPAGYRKVGSGYAPIDAHGQQIAPQVGGVPSSDNGFHTNPATGVLTPKNADGAYFTLGPDGKKSFFDKDGHPITEDQYTKGSASPAPDPALATDEQQSGKAADAVGKLQGELKKKYSSISEAEEKLSEVLLSAHAASAAGQRRLGEIQTKIIDAVNNTAMSIDTPAGERSFLTFLHSQVGAINDLVTSGSLTADDQAKTTQALSKLYAVDDSGADATESSTAPTPPVAAAPPEAEPTDAGLGSAEPMPDPSLSDVLGGVPLGTGMGADPLSSLGSLPGALGGLGGAPGTPLDGLGGLAGAIAPLAGLASQAGDHGSDRSPDAVQKTDDSTGTPREAKDGKETGGAADKTEPVGEDPAGADHATGAPPAAGPPPPLAPPAPPTSTVRLPDGSSATARTPAAAQAVTAYLGGDTVDAAYSKNNLALPPPGTPVTDPVDPSQLACGDVGIFKDHYVVALSSVKALANGQVVPLGSVASSPDFLGWIDPTATAARPHPAPPPPAVPPSPAPDALADAASAVPAG; from the coding sequence ATGAGCAGACCGAAACACTTCGACGGCCAAACCCACTGGGACATCTGGGATTCCACCCGCGGCACCCAGGGCCTGGCGCAACCGGGGTGGGCGATGCCCTCGGACCCCACCCGCTACATCGGCCAGGACGATCCCTACTGGACCGCGGCGCTGTACAACGCTCGCCACGCCTACGGCGATCCGAACATCCACTACGACACCGACAACGCCAGCCGGCAGCGTCACCTCGTGTTCGGCGATCAGACGCCGCTGCCCACAGACGCGACGGTCGTCTACCACGACTCGTCGACCAAGCAGAACTGGGCCCAAAACGACGACGGCACAGTCGCTCTCGTCGGCCCGGACGGAATAACGGGCCCGCCGATGGCTCCGGCCGGCTACCGTAAGGTCGGCTCGGGCTACGCCCCCATCGACGCTCACGGCCAACAGATCGCACCTCAGGTCGGTGGAGTTCCTAGCAGCGACAACGGTTTTCACACCAATCCGGCGACGGGGGTGCTGACCCCGAAGAACGCCGACGGCGCCTACTTCACGCTGGGGCCCGACGGTAAGAAGTCGTTCTTCGACAAGGACGGTCACCCGATCACCGAGGACCAGTACACCAAGGGCAGCGCTTCGCCGGCGCCGGATCCGGCTCTGGCCACCGACGAGCAGCAGTCCGGCAAGGCCGCCGACGCCGTCGGCAAATTGCAGGGCGAGCTCAAGAAGAAGTATTCGTCGATCAGTGAGGCCGAGGAGAAGCTGTCGGAGGTGCTGCTCAGCGCCCACGCGGCCAGCGCCGCCGGGCAGCGACGACTGGGCGAGATTCAAACCAAGATCATCGACGCGGTCAACAACACGGCGATGTCGATCGACACCCCCGCCGGTGAGCGGTCGTTTCTAACGTTCCTGCACAGTCAGGTCGGCGCGATCAACGACCTGGTGACCTCCGGCAGCCTTACGGCCGACGACCAGGCCAAGACCACGCAGGCGCTCTCGAAGCTCTACGCGGTCGACGACTCGGGTGCCGACGCGACCGAATCCTCAACTGCGCCAACGCCACCCGTTGCGGCGGCCCCACCGGAGGCCGAGCCGACGGATGCCGGACTGGGCTCTGCGGAGCCGATGCCCGACCCGTCGTTGTCCGATGTGCTCGGCGGGGTCCCCTTGGGCACAGGGATGGGTGCCGATCCGTTGTCGTCGCTGGGCTCGCTGCCCGGTGCCCTCGGCGGCCTGGGCGGGGCACCGGGCACACCGCTGGACGGGCTCGGGGGACTGGCGGGGGCGATCGCGCCGCTGGCCGGGCTGGCTTCGCAGGCCGGCGACCACGGTAGTGACCGCTCCCCAGATGCCGTCCAGAAGACCGACGACAGCACTGGCACACCCCGAGAAGCCAAGGACGGCAAGGAAACTGGCGGCGCCGCCGATAAGACGGAGCCGGTCGGCGAGGACCCTGCTGGGGCGGATCACGCCACCGGCGCACCCCCGGCGGCGGGGCCACCCCCGCCGTTGGCGCCGCCCGCGCCGCCGACGAGCACGGTGCGGCTACCCGACGGGTCCAGCGCCACTGCCCGCACCCCGGCGGCGGCCCAAGCCGTGACGGCCTATCTCGGCGGCGACACCGTGGACGCCGCCTACAGCAAGAACAATCTGGCGCTGCCGCCGCCGGGAACACCGGTGACCGACCCCGTGGATCCCAGCCAGCTGGCATGCGGGGACGTCGGCATCTTCAAAGACCACTACGTCGTGGCGCTGAGCTCGGTGAAGGCGCTGGCCAACGGACAGGTCGTCCCGCTGGGCTCGGTGGCGTCGAGCCCCGACTTCCTGGGCTGGATCGACCCGACCGCCACCGCGGCACGTCCCCATCCCGCCCCGCCACCACCTGCTGTCCCGCCGTCGCCGGCCCCAGATGCCCTCGCCGACGCCGCATCAGCGGTCCCGGCAGGCTAG
- a CDS encoding type VII secretion target: protein MTEPIRIDPAVLREVAANHEDVARIIDDAREAGADIAAAVDSYGPIMHQVKAAVGDLLADRDTALADHAARHRAASDELHHAVHTYINMDDENAATLRNL, encoded by the coding sequence ATGACCGAACCCATCCGCATCGACCCCGCCGTGCTGCGCGAGGTCGCCGCCAACCACGAGGACGTGGCCCGCATCATCGACGATGCACGCGAGGCCGGCGCCGACATCGCGGCCGCCGTGGACAGCTACGGTCCGATCATGCACCAGGTGAAAGCGGCCGTCGGTGACCTGCTGGCCGACCGCGACACCGCCCTGGCCGACCACGCGGCGCGCCACCGGGCCGCCAGCGACGAGCTGCACCACGCCGTTCATACCTACATCAACATGGACGACGAGAACGCGGCGACCCTGCGGAACCTGTGA
- a CDS encoding DUF2694 family protein translates to MTDDPAALPAAEREYSAHTPDEMVWVRVLGSGRVLGVQLEPPVMRRPGSEIAAAIQACADVAYLEGQVALRAEFEQRGAPADGISWMPTAADLNEARARLRSLR, encoded by the coding sequence GTGACCGACGACCCGGCCGCCCTGCCCGCCGCCGAGCGGGAGTACTCCGCGCACACCCCCGATGAGATGGTGTGGGTGCGGGTGCTGGGCAGCGGCCGGGTGCTGGGGGTGCAGCTGGAGCCGCCGGTGATGCGTCGGCCGGGCAGCGAGATCGCCGCGGCCATCCAGGCCTGCGCCGACGTCGCCTACCTGGAGGGCCAGGTCGCGCTGCGCGCCGAGTTCGAGCAGCGCGGCGCACCCGCCGACGGGATCAGCTGGATGCCGACGGCCGCCGACCTCAACGAAGCCCGGGCGCGGTTGAGGAGCCTGCGGTGA
- a CDS encoding PPE domain-containing protein: MKVDAPGLVAAAQRLLDAVIAVGGAEVPHPPLAADVASVGTAARLSAAGGELGAGLAAHVAALIGTVEALTGTAAAFVAMDEFNKALLALTGGRASGLPVSGVWAPPAPPVPPDVRLPMPPPMTGPPEAISAAAHAGDPSAGEIFTSAWSQLAASAHDGADTIRATVGALPESLDAEVSTPAVSAHLLAFADGLDTYAERARTLVTQASAYAENQVAARQAIPSPEQLATADQNVRIMQANNIASGGKYAAPLAQAVATKTQLNNQTVTGYSDYHANTDAATSASDPGDPGGASGAGGAAGEGVGGSGKDPASAGSADQSGQMAGQMAQMIPTVLGAVGGVAGGLLGAVTKAPEALMQAASQAAQQATQAMKGVGEPKLNAAGEVPHMPEMSDGAGGSGGGAGGGGAGVSPAGGAGPLSVAPTTGAPSTPAVEPAGASGPPSALGPAGGGVSGMPMGMPMGGMGGLGGVGGQGGGDKSEAGRPKKIAGRDIPHTEDVTGRVDTNRLAAAAAATRGRSSDGPDDDDPPGKAEQVVRQRIVTRPPEEPT, translated from the coding sequence GTGAAGGTCGACGCGCCCGGTCTGGTGGCTGCCGCACAGCGGCTGCTCGACGCGGTCATCGCCGTCGGCGGCGCCGAGGTTCCGCACCCGCCGTTGGCGGCGGATGTGGCTTCGGTGGGTACCGCGGCGCGGTTGAGCGCCGCGGGCGGGGAGTTGGGCGCGGGGCTGGCCGCTCACGTGGCCGCGCTGATCGGCACCGTCGAGGCGCTGACGGGGACGGCCGCGGCGTTCGTGGCGATGGACGAGTTCAACAAGGCGCTGCTGGCGCTCACCGGTGGCCGCGCGTCCGGCCTGCCGGTGTCGGGGGTGTGGGCGCCACCGGCGCCGCCGGTGCCCCCCGATGTGCGGCTGCCGATGCCACCGCCGATGACCGGTCCGCCCGAGGCGATTTCGGCGGCCGCGCACGCCGGTGACCCGTCGGCGGGGGAGATCTTCACCTCGGCCTGGTCGCAGCTGGCGGCCAGCGCGCATGACGGCGCCGACACGATCCGCGCAACGGTCGGTGCGCTACCCGAGTCGCTGGACGCGGAGGTGTCCACGCCTGCGGTGAGCGCTCACCTGCTGGCCTTCGCCGACGGGTTGGACACCTACGCCGAGCGGGCACGCACCCTGGTGACGCAGGCGAGCGCGTATGCCGAGAATCAGGTGGCCGCGCGCCAGGCGATCCCCTCACCGGAGCAGCTGGCCACCGCCGACCAGAACGTGCGGATCATGCAGGCCAACAACATCGCCTCCGGTGGCAAATACGCTGCGCCGCTTGCGCAGGCGGTGGCCACCAAGACCCAGCTCAACAACCAGACGGTCACCGGCTACAGCGACTACCACGCGAACACCGACGCGGCGACGAGCGCCTCGGATCCCGGCGATCCTGGTGGCGCTTCGGGCGCCGGTGGCGCGGCGGGCGAAGGTGTGGGGGGCTCTGGGAAGGATCCGGCCTCCGCGGGGTCGGCGGATCAGTCCGGGCAGATGGCCGGGCAGATGGCGCAGATGATTCCCACGGTGCTCGGCGCGGTCGGGGGCGTGGCTGGCGGCCTGCTGGGGGCGGTGACCAAGGCGCCAGAAGCGTTGATGCAGGCGGCATCTCAGGCTGCGCAGCAGGCCACCCAGGCGATGAAAGGGGTGGGCGAGCCCAAGCTCAATGCCGCCGGCGAAGTGCCGCACATGCCCGAAATGAGTGATGGCGCAGGCGGTTCGGGCGGCGGCGCCGGTGGAGGGGGTGCGGGTGTCAGCCCGGCCGGGGGGGCGGGGCCGTTGTCCGTGGCGCCGACCACGGGTGCACCGTCGACACCGGCTGTGGAGCCCGCTGGGGCCTCCGGGCCGCCGTCGGCGCTCGGGCCCGCCGGAGGCGGTGTGTCGGGGATGCCGATGGGCATGCCGATGGGTGGGATGGGCGGCCTCGGCGGTGTTGGCGGTCAGGGCGGCGGCGATAAGAGTGAGGCGGGTCGGCCGAAAAAGATTGCCGGACGCGATATTCCGCACACCGAGGACGTCACCGGACGCGTCGACACGAACCGGCTGGCGGCCGCGGCGGCCGCGACTCGGGGAAGGTCGTCGGACGGCCCCGATGACGACGACCCGCCGGGCAAAGCCGAACAGGTGGTGCGGCAGCGCATCGTCACCCGACCCCCCGAGGAGCCGACGTGA
- a CDS encoding type II toxin-antitoxin system ParD family antitoxin, with protein MGKNTRLSLNEHYSAFIDGEVAAGRYRSASAVVQSALRLLEDRGTRLRAVREALDAGESSGISIPFDFDEFVERKRNQVSGGR; from the coding sequence GTGGGGAAGAACACGCGGCTCAGTCTCAACGAGCACTACAGCGCCTTTATCGACGGCGAGGTCGCCGCGGGCCGCTACCGGTCGGCCAGCGCGGTGGTGCAGTCCGCGTTGCGGCTACTCGAAGACCGCGGAACCCGCTTGCGAGCTGTACGCGAAGCCCTCGACGCCGGCGAAAGCAGCGGCATCTCAATACCGTTCGACTTCGACGAGTTCGTGGAGCGCAAGCGCAACCAGGTGTCCGGCGGTCGGTGA
- a CDS encoding helix-turn-helix domain-containing protein — protein sequence MDMSALKKASSDVAKARRQLDLAMTAAKDAAIAAHRDGVTEVDLAQILGVNRMTIRKWLGKL from the coding sequence TGAGCGCACTCAAGAAGGCCTCAAGCGATGTAGCCAAGGCGCGACGCCAGCTCGACTTAGCCATGACAGCCGCGAAGGACGCCGCCATCGCAGCTCACCGCGACGGCGTAACCGAGGTTGACCTCGCACAGATTCTTGGGGTAAATCGGATGACGATACGAAAGTGGCTGGGCAAGCTGTGA